Proteins encoded by one window of Bacteroidales bacterium:
- the prmA gene encoding 50S ribosomal protein L11 methyltransferase produces MNYIEVRCVPAHGNHTADLLIARLAEIGFESFVEEADEIQAFIPFDSYTQKIKEELSSDEMKELLSSFIIIEIPDQNWNAVWESAYEPVTIKGLCTVRAPFHEPIPGIIYDIVIEPKMSFGTAHHETTSMMIQYLLELNVEGKSLLDMGSGTAVLAILAGMKNASPIIAIDNDEWAFNNALENVLHNNQGQIEVLFGDSSLLQGKKFDVVLANINRNILLRDIPDYVSCLPDKGLLVMSGFYEEDLPMISQKCADSGLKFVSSKIENRWTSACFILEK; encoded by the coding sequence ATGAACTATATCGAAGTCCGGTGTGTCCCTGCTCATGGGAATCATACAGCTGATCTGCTTATTGCACGATTGGCAGAGATAGGTTTCGAAAGCTTCGTGGAAGAGGCTGACGAAATACAGGCTTTCATTCCCTTTGATAGCTATACTCAAAAGATTAAAGAGGAACTCTCATCTGATGAAATGAAAGAACTGCTCAGTTCATTCATAATCATAGAAATTCCGGATCAAAACTGGAATGCCGTTTGGGAAAGTGCCTATGAACCTGTCACAATCAAAGGATTATGCACCGTTAGAGCTCCTTTTCATGAACCGATTCCGGGTATCATTTACGATATCGTGATCGAACCTAAAATGTCCTTCGGAACAGCTCACCATGAAACAACCAGCATGATGATTCAATACCTGCTGGAGCTAAATGTTGAAGGGAAAAGCCTTCTGGACATGGGTAGCGGAACTGCTGTGCTTGCCATTCTCGCAGGTATGAAAAACGCATCCCCGATCATTGCAATCGATAATGATGAATGGGCCTTTAATAATGCCCTCGAAAACGTCCTGCACAATAATCAGGGACAAATAGAAGTTTTATTCGGAGACAGCTCACTCTTACAAGGAAAGAAATTCGATGTAGTCCTTGCAAATATCAACAGGAATATCCTTCTGAGAGATATTCCTGACTATGTTTCCTGTCTCCCGGATAAAGGTTTATTGGTGATGAGTGGATTCTATGAAGAAGATTTACCCATGATCAGCCAGAAATGTGCTGATTCAGGACTTAAATTCGTTTCTTCTAAAATCGAAAACCGATGGACATCCGCTTGCTTCATCCTTGAAAAGTAA
- the plsY gene encoding glycerol-3-phosphate 1-O-acyltransferase PlsY codes for MNDFYLLPAIGGIVAYLLGSVSSAVWIGNIFYGVDVRKKGSGNAGATNTIRVLGLKAGIIVLLIDALKAWTAVQLAPFFATGIFTGDALTNYKILLGILAVIGHVFPIYTGFKGGKGVASLVGMIIALYPYAFLVILLWFIIVFMLFRFVSLASITSALLFPFLVIFVFKETTLSLQVLAILIAIFVPLTHHKNIKRLIKGEELKMSFKKKSE; via the coding sequence ATGAATGATTTTTACCTCCTGCCTGCAATAGGTGGAATCGTCGCTTACCTCCTGGGATCTGTCTCATCAGCAGTCTGGATAGGGAATATTTTTTATGGTGTGGATGTCAGGAAAAAAGGCAGCGGTAATGCCGGGGCTACCAATACAATCAGGGTACTTGGATTAAAAGCAGGGATTATTGTTTTATTAATCGATGCCCTAAAAGCCTGGACTGCTGTGCAATTGGCACCTTTCTTCGCAACAGGGATTTTTACAGGTGATGCCTTAACTAACTATAAAATTTTGCTCGGTATATTGGCTGTCATTGGCCATGTTTTTCCTATCTATACAGGTTTTAAAGGCGGTAAAGGTGTAGCATCACTCGTTGGGATGATCATTGCTTTATACCCCTATGCATTCCTGGTCATCCTGCTCTGGTTCATCATTGTATTTATGCTCTTCAGGTTTGTTTCCCTTGCTTCTATCACCAGTGCTTTGCTCTTCCCTTTCCTGGTAATCTTTGTTTTTAAGGAAACTACTCTTTCTTTGCAGGTTCTTGCCATACTAATCGCTATTTTTGTTCCACTTACTCATCATAAGAATATCAAACGACTGATCAAGGGAGAGGAGTTGAAAATGAGCTTTAAAAAAAAGTCTGAATAA